The Flavobacterium sp. 102 genomic interval TTACAAGAATTCTCCAAATTGTTATAGAATTTCCATTACGGTCACAAAAAAATCCTACGCAGACTACATAGGATTTTAATATTTTAGAATGATTAAATTGTTTTAACAATCGTCGGAAAGGTAAATGGTAAACTTTGATCCTTCTTTTGGCTTGCCTTCTGCAAAAATATAGCCTTTGTGATTTTCGACAATCTTTTTACAAATAGCTAGTCCGATTCCGGTTCCTGCGTATTCATTTTTATTGTGCAGACGGTTGAACAGAATGAATATTTTTTCGGCATATTCTTGTTCGAAACCGATTCCATTATCTTCAAAAGTAATTTTATAGAATTTGTCTTTGGTCTTTTTCGGAATCAAGTCTTCTTCCAGCGCTACTACTTTTTTAGAAGAAATTTTAATTTTTGGAGTTACATTTTCTTTACTGTATTTCAAAGAATTCCCAATTAAATTAATAAATAATTGTTGAATTTGGAAAGGAATCACAGTCATTTTAGGTAGCTTTTCGCTCTCAATCTCCGCGTTTTTTTCTTCTATTGATTGTGCCAAATCGAATTTGGCATTTTCTAATAAGTCACCGAGATTTACTTTTTCAAAAACCTTTTCTGTTTTATTCGCTCTCGAATATTGAAGCAAATCGTCTATCAATATTCTCATTCGGTCAACCGAAGAATGGATTCGGGTAATGTATTCTTTTCCATTATCAGAAAGGTGGTCATATTCTTTATCGGAAAGTCTTGAAATAAAAGTTTGAATTTTTCGCAAAGGTTCCTGCAAATCATGACTGGCAACATAGTTAAACGCTAATAGTTCTTTGTTACTGGCTTCGAGTTCTATGTTTTGTTGTTCCAACGATAAAGAAGCTAAAACTTCCTCAGTTACATCACTAGTAGTTCCGATTAAGATTTTTTGACCGGATTTATTGGTTACAATTCTACCGGTAGTCCTAAAGTAAAGTAACTTTTTGTCTTTAGCGATGATTCTATAGGTGAAAGGCGGTAAATTATCTTTTTCCAGTCTATCGGATGTGATACCTTCAAAATAGGACTTGTCTTCTGAATGAACATATTTCAAAAAATCTTCCTGCCCATTTTTAAACGATTGCGGTTCACATCCCAAGAGGCGATAAATATTATCTGAAAAAGTATATTCGTGGCTGTCAATATTGAGTTGCCAACTACCAAAACTACCCACAATTTCAGCTAAGTTACT includes:
- a CDS encoding CHASE3 domain-containing protein — its product is MKLNAFYKSPIFLKSIFVVSIFAIFFISAVTFKHINLLNNSSKWVNHSYDVNLELERLFSYLKDSETGQRGFLITKDSTFLEPYLSSKEKIDRSFKIVKSYTKNDPAQENNLRKLQLYISKRQNYLSKTLHLSLNRKLDDKKLKEQLIIGKHTMDSVRSQVNSMILLEKKNLKLRELSYKDTIKVTPIFIYVTLLITLVLISISYIRITRDLEKLQLSNNRLTVLNESSNLAEIVGSFGSWQLNIDSHEYTFSDNIYRLLGCEPQSFKNGQEDFLKYVHSEDKSYFEGITSDRLEKDNLPPFTYRIIAKDKKLLYFRTTGRIVTNKSGQKILIGTTSDVTEEVLASLSLEQQNIELEASNKELLAFNYVASHDLQEPLRKIQTFISRLSDKEYDHLSDNGKEYITRIHSSVDRMRILIDDLLQYSRANKTEKVFEKVNLGDLLENAKFDLAQSIEEKNAEIESEKLPKMTVIPFQIQQLFINLIGNSLKYSKENVTPKIKISSKKVVALEEDLIPKKTKDKFYKITFEDNGIGFEQEYAEKIFILFNRLHNKNEYAGTGIGLAICKKIVENHKGYIFAEGKPKEGSKFTIYLSDDC